One segment of Megachile rotundata isolate GNS110a chromosome 4, iyMegRotu1, whole genome shotgun sequence DNA contains the following:
- the icln gene encoding chloride nucleotide-sensitive channel icln codes for MVVLSNFLAPQEGIRHEEPNTTVYINDREVGKGTLYITESLLSWVNYDTQQGFSLEYPHISLHAISREVHPRQCLYIMVDAKVDLPDVPLPPASDSGSENENDEDADTPITEMQFAPDNINNLEAMFQAMNQCQALHPDPQDSFSDAEEDIYEDAEEDDFENYEADAGDAPYILPTEQIGTNHNGTETDEAMDIEAGQFEDAEEDP; via the exons ATGGTAGTACTTAGCAATTTTCTTGCACCGCAAGAAGGAATACGTCACGAGGAACCAAATACTACTGTGTACATTAATGATAGAGAAGTAGGAAAAGGAACTTTATATATTACAGAAAG CTTACTTTCTTGGGTGAATTATGATACACAACAAGGATTTTCACTTGAATATCCTCATATATCTTTACATGCCATATCACGAGAAGTACATCCAAGACAATGTTTATATATTATGGTCGATGCAAAAGTAGATCTTCCAG ATGTACCGTTACCACCAGCTTCTGATAGTGGttcagaaaatgaaaatgaCGAAGATGCAGATACACCTATTACAGAAATGCAATTCGCTCCTgataacataaataatttagagGCAATGTTTCAAGCAATGAATCAGTGTCAAGCACTTCATCCTGATCCCCAAGACAGTTTTTCTGACG cCGAAGAAGATATTTATGAGGATGCAGAAGAagatgattttgaaaattatgaagcTGATGCTGGTGATGCTCCCTACATTTTACCAACAG aacAAATAGGGaccaatcacaatggtacagaAACAGACGAAGCTATGGATATAGAAGCGGGACAATTTGAAGATGCAGAGGAAGATCCATAA
- the Upf2 gene encoding UPF2 regulator of nonsense mediated mRNA decay isoform X1: MKYFIINEKKTGAMAEVEETPPETTEAPAEQDVVSEEDKQYLLDYVKETEQRLNAKEEIRAANLNPNRPPDSYFSKLDSTLKRNTTFVKKLKNFSSIQLDVVLKDMTHLNLTKYVSEVATALVDAKLKMTDVASAIKVCSFLHQTYVEFSTHFFENWQRILSLKVVDKIANPSKLRVDLRFYAELVNAGIFTHKQGLPLLGSALTVLINMDKEEHNNASIILSFCKHCGEDYAGLVPKKVREISEKLNIQIPKSKLLSPDKQQNVRLLLRDYYNSLCKHLLKEHKDLQAFEKQNRKILQTRGELSSERKEKLESLQVSYERLLNNVQSFSETLDEPMPELPVDSEMKAEAEETMKMISEGEENSILEDMWGDEETRRFYEVLPDLTVFLPGSYLKEVPKQDVPISEEALDEEITFDELEETEKVDEPEAEVEEPQVSKSNKILLDAFLAHLPNCVNREMIDNAAVHFLMNLNTKHHKKKLVKALFGVSRIRLDLLPFYSRLAAILYPVMPDVGNDLCSMLKHDFKYHVRKKDQINIESKVKVVRYIGELVKFKLYSKIEALYCLKVLLHDFTHHHIEMACNLLETCGRYLFCSPDSHQRTKVYLEQMMRKKAVTALDSRYVTIIENAYYFVNPPESTGGVSRKDRPPIHEFIRKLLYQDLSKTNTDKVLKWMRKLDWEDESVSSYAIKCLTAAYNVKYLNIRCVGSLLAGLVAHYETIGPHVVDGVLEDIRLCMEINLPKYNQRRIAMVKYLGELYNYRMVESGDIFRTLYLLITFGVSMDHSIPSVLDPPDHLFRIRLVCTLLETCGQYFNGGSSKKKLDYFLIFFQNYYWFKYTDPIWTTENPFPVGIDYMYRDTLTMLRPKMQLFQSYKEAQCAVEELRNTLYPTLGNSTTEDGVDRTDGESDMGVIAEGDEEMTVTSGNGSGDAKGVADLHFEESEDCSEAQSEEEWTADAERDDTIGTQENTQGDQSLSEGGTDGVIMDVTELNAALPAGPRRVSCPEDDDFLSALDKMVSDNIQDRMRDSVKPQQVDISVPLHVKSTKKTYEQLQERPTDTNTVDFVLMLRKGNKQQYKNLAVPVSSELAMNLRNREQEQKEEKERVKRLTLNITERQEEEDYQETINQSTRPVTVNLNRERRQKYNHPKGAPDADLIFGPKKIR, from the exons atgaaatattttataataaatgaaaaaaag aCTGGAGCAATGGCAGAGGTTGAGGAAACTCCACCGGAAACAACAGAAGCACCTGCAGAACAGGATGTTGTATCAGAAGAAGATAAACAGTATCTGTTGGATTATGTTAAAGAAACAGAACAGCGGCTCAATGCGAAAGAAGAGATTAGAGCTGCTAATTTAAATCCTAATAGACCACCAGATTCATATTTTAGCAAACTAGATTCAACATTGAAACGAAATACCACATTTgttaaaaaactgaaaaactttaGTAGTATACAGTTAGATGTAGTTTTGAAAGATATGACACATCTCAATTTGACAAAATATGTAAGCGAAGTTGCTACTGCTTTAGTAGATGCTAAGTTAAAAATGACAGATGTTGCATCTGCTATTAAAGTATGTAGTTTTTTGCATCAAACTTATGTGGAATTTTCAACGCACTTCTTTGAAAATTGGCAAAGAATTTTATCTCTTAAGGTTGTTGATAAAATTGCAAACCCAAGCAAACTTAGGGTTGATCTCAGGTTTTATGCTGAACTAGTTAATGCAGGAATTTTCACGCATAAACAAGGATTACCTTTACTAGGTTCTGCGTTAACAGTTTTAATCAATATGGACAAAGAGGAACACAATAATGCAAGCATTATATTAAGTTTTTGCAAACATTGTGGTGAAGATTATGCTGGTCTTGTACCTAAAAAAGTGAGAGAAatatctgaaaaattaaatatacaaatacctAAAAGCAAGTTACTCTCACCTGATAAGCAGCAAAATGTAAGATTATTACTACGAGATTATTATAACTCATTATGTAAACATCTATTAAAAGAACACAAGGATCTTCAAGCTTTTGAAAagcaaaatcgaaaaatctTACAAACCAGAGGTGAATTAAGTTCTGAGAGGAAAGAAAAGCTTGAAAGTCTACAAGTATCCTATGAacgtttattaaataatgtacAAAGTTTTTCTGAAACTTTGGATGAACCCATGCCAGAACTGCCTGTGGACAGTGAAATGAAAGCAGAAGCAGAAGAAACCATGAAAATGATTAGTGAAGGAGAAGAAAATAGTATTCTCGAAGACATGTGGGGAGATGAAGAAACCAGAAGATTTTACGAAGTCTTACCTGACTTAACAGTATTTCTTCCAGGATCATATTTAAAAGAAGTACCTAAGCAAGATGTGCCGATAAGCGAAGAAGCTTTAGACGAGGAAATAACATTTGATGAATTAGAAGAAACTGAAAAAGTGGATGAGCCAGAAGCAGAAGTAGAAGAACCTCAGGTTTCAAAaagcaataaaatattattagacGCATTCCTAGCACATTTACCAAATTGTGTAAATCGTGAAATGATCGATAACGCAGCAGTACACTTTTTAATGAATCTTAATACCAAGCATCACaagaaaaaattagtaaaagcaTTGTTTGGCGTATCCAGAATTCGTCTCGATCTGTTACCGTTTTACTCGCGTTTAGCTGCTATTCTTTATCCTGTCATGCCTGATGTTGGAAACGATTTATGTTCAATGTTAAAACACGACTTTAAATATCACGTACGTAAAAAGGATCAAATTAACATTGAATCAAAAGTAAAAGTAGTCAGATATATTGGTGAACTCGTTAAATTTAAACTTTACTCAAAGATAGAAGCATTATACTGTTTGAAAGTTTTACTGCACGACTTTACGCATCACCACATTGAAATGGCTTGCAATTTATTAGAAACATGTGGAAGATACTTATTTTGCTCACCAGATTCGCATCAAAGAACCAAAGTTTATTTAGAACAAATGATGCGTAAAAAAGCAGTCACTGCATTGGATTCACGTTATGTAACAATAATTGAAAATgcatattattttgtaaatccACCAGAATCTACGGGTGGTGTCTCTAGGAAAGACAGACCACCAATTCATGAATTCATAAGGAAATTACTATATCAAGATCTTTCAAAAACAAATACCGATAAGGTTCTTAAATGGATGCGTAAATTAGATTGGGAAGATGAAAGCGTATCATCTTATGCTATTAAATGTCTCACTGCCGCGTATAATGTTAAATACTTAAACATTCGGTGTGTTGGAAGTTTGTTAGCTGGGCTTGTTGCACATTATGAAACCATAGGTCCTCATGTAGTTGATGGTGTATTAGAAGATATAAGGCTATGCATGGAGATTAATTTACCAAAATACAACCAACGACGTATTGCTATGGTTAAATACCTCGGTGAATTGTACAATTATCGTATGGTAGAAAGCGGAGACATCTTCAGAACGTTGTATCTTCTGATCACCTTTGGAGTTAGTATGGATCATTCTATACCAAGTGTTCTCGATCCTCCAGATCATCTGTTTCGCATTAGATTAGTTTGTACATTATTAGAAACCTGTGGACAATATTTTAATGGTGGTTCTAGCAAGAAGAAATTGGATTACTTCTTaatattctttcaaaattattattggttTAAATATACTGATCCCATCTGGACTACTGAAAATCCTTTTCCGGTAGGAATAGATTACATGTATCGTGACACGTTAACGATGTTAAGGCCTAAAATGCAATTGTTTCAAAGCTATAAAGAAGCACAATGTGCCGTGGAAGAATTACGGAATACATTGTATCCCACTCTTGGAAATTCTACTACTGAGGATGGCGTCGATCGTACCGATGGAGAATCGGACATGGGTGTAATCGCTGAAGGTGACGAAGAAATGACTGTAACATCCGGAAATGGTAGTGGAGATGCGAAAGGCGTAGCTGACTTACATTTTGAAGAATCTGAAGATTGTTCGGAAGCACAGTCAGAAGAAGAATGGACAGCTGATGCAGAAAGAGATGACACAATTGGCACTCAAGAGAATACACAAGGGGATCAGAGTCTTTCAGAAGGAGGTACAGATGGTGTTATTATGGATGTTACAGAATTAAATGCAGCACTACCAGCTGGTCCTAGAAGAGTAAGCTGCCCTGAGGATGACGACTTTCTATCTGCTCTTGATAAGATGGTTTCGGACAATATACAAGATAGAATGCGAGATTCTGTAAAACCACAGCAAGTAGATATTTCTGTTCCTTTACACGTGAAAAGTACTAAAAAGACATATGAGCAGCTACAGGAAAGACCAACTGATACTAACACAGTTGATTTTGTGCTCATGCTAAGAAAGGGTAACAAACAACAATACAAAAACTTAGCAGTTCCTGTATCATCAGAGTTAGCAATGAACCTCAGAAATCGCGAACAAGAgcaaaaagaagagaaagaacgaGTAAAAAGATTAACGTTAAACATCACTGAAAGGCAAGAAGAAGAGGATTATCAGGAAACAATTAATCAGAGTACTAGGCCAGTAACAGTAAACTTAAATAGAGAAAGACGGCAAAAGTATAATCATCCTAAAGGTGCACCAGATGCTGATCTCATCTTTGGTCCCAAAAAAATTCGGtag
- the Upf2 gene encoding UPF2 regulator of nonsense mediated mRNA decay isoform X2, translating to MAEVEETPPETTEAPAEQDVVSEEDKQYLLDYVKETEQRLNAKEEIRAANLNPNRPPDSYFSKLDSTLKRNTTFVKKLKNFSSIQLDVVLKDMTHLNLTKYVSEVATALVDAKLKMTDVASAIKVCSFLHQTYVEFSTHFFENWQRILSLKVVDKIANPSKLRVDLRFYAELVNAGIFTHKQGLPLLGSALTVLINMDKEEHNNASIILSFCKHCGEDYAGLVPKKVREISEKLNIQIPKSKLLSPDKQQNVRLLLRDYYNSLCKHLLKEHKDLQAFEKQNRKILQTRGELSSERKEKLESLQVSYERLLNNVQSFSETLDEPMPELPVDSEMKAEAEETMKMISEGEENSILEDMWGDEETRRFYEVLPDLTVFLPGSYLKEVPKQDVPISEEALDEEITFDELEETEKVDEPEAEVEEPQVSKSNKILLDAFLAHLPNCVNREMIDNAAVHFLMNLNTKHHKKKLVKALFGVSRIRLDLLPFYSRLAAILYPVMPDVGNDLCSMLKHDFKYHVRKKDQINIESKVKVVRYIGELVKFKLYSKIEALYCLKVLLHDFTHHHIEMACNLLETCGRYLFCSPDSHQRTKVYLEQMMRKKAVTALDSRYVTIIENAYYFVNPPESTGGVSRKDRPPIHEFIRKLLYQDLSKTNTDKVLKWMRKLDWEDESVSSYAIKCLTAAYNVKYLNIRCVGSLLAGLVAHYETIGPHVVDGVLEDIRLCMEINLPKYNQRRIAMVKYLGELYNYRMVESGDIFRTLYLLITFGVSMDHSIPSVLDPPDHLFRIRLVCTLLETCGQYFNGGSSKKKLDYFLIFFQNYYWFKYTDPIWTTENPFPVGIDYMYRDTLTMLRPKMQLFQSYKEAQCAVEELRNTLYPTLGNSTTEDGVDRTDGESDMGVIAEGDEEMTVTSGNGSGDAKGVADLHFEESEDCSEAQSEEEWTADAERDDTIGTQENTQGDQSLSEGGTDGVIMDVTELNAALPAGPRRVSCPEDDDFLSALDKMVSDNIQDRMRDSVKPQQVDISVPLHVKSTKKTYEQLQERPTDTNTVDFVLMLRKGNKQQYKNLAVPVSSELAMNLRNREQEQKEEKERVKRLTLNITERQEEEDYQETINQSTRPVTVNLNRERRQKYNHPKGAPDADLIFGPKKIR from the coding sequence ATGGCAGAGGTTGAGGAAACTCCACCGGAAACAACAGAAGCACCTGCAGAACAGGATGTTGTATCAGAAGAAGATAAACAGTATCTGTTGGATTATGTTAAAGAAACAGAACAGCGGCTCAATGCGAAAGAAGAGATTAGAGCTGCTAATTTAAATCCTAATAGACCACCAGATTCATATTTTAGCAAACTAGATTCAACATTGAAACGAAATACCACATTTgttaaaaaactgaaaaactttaGTAGTATACAGTTAGATGTAGTTTTGAAAGATATGACACATCTCAATTTGACAAAATATGTAAGCGAAGTTGCTACTGCTTTAGTAGATGCTAAGTTAAAAATGACAGATGTTGCATCTGCTATTAAAGTATGTAGTTTTTTGCATCAAACTTATGTGGAATTTTCAACGCACTTCTTTGAAAATTGGCAAAGAATTTTATCTCTTAAGGTTGTTGATAAAATTGCAAACCCAAGCAAACTTAGGGTTGATCTCAGGTTTTATGCTGAACTAGTTAATGCAGGAATTTTCACGCATAAACAAGGATTACCTTTACTAGGTTCTGCGTTAACAGTTTTAATCAATATGGACAAAGAGGAACACAATAATGCAAGCATTATATTAAGTTTTTGCAAACATTGTGGTGAAGATTATGCTGGTCTTGTACCTAAAAAAGTGAGAGAAatatctgaaaaattaaatatacaaatacctAAAAGCAAGTTACTCTCACCTGATAAGCAGCAAAATGTAAGATTATTACTACGAGATTATTATAACTCATTATGTAAACATCTATTAAAAGAACACAAGGATCTTCAAGCTTTTGAAAagcaaaatcgaaaaatctTACAAACCAGAGGTGAATTAAGTTCTGAGAGGAAAGAAAAGCTTGAAAGTCTACAAGTATCCTATGAacgtttattaaataatgtacAAAGTTTTTCTGAAACTTTGGATGAACCCATGCCAGAACTGCCTGTGGACAGTGAAATGAAAGCAGAAGCAGAAGAAACCATGAAAATGATTAGTGAAGGAGAAGAAAATAGTATTCTCGAAGACATGTGGGGAGATGAAGAAACCAGAAGATTTTACGAAGTCTTACCTGACTTAACAGTATTTCTTCCAGGATCATATTTAAAAGAAGTACCTAAGCAAGATGTGCCGATAAGCGAAGAAGCTTTAGACGAGGAAATAACATTTGATGAATTAGAAGAAACTGAAAAAGTGGATGAGCCAGAAGCAGAAGTAGAAGAACCTCAGGTTTCAAAaagcaataaaatattattagacGCATTCCTAGCACATTTACCAAATTGTGTAAATCGTGAAATGATCGATAACGCAGCAGTACACTTTTTAATGAATCTTAATACCAAGCATCACaagaaaaaattagtaaaagcaTTGTTTGGCGTATCCAGAATTCGTCTCGATCTGTTACCGTTTTACTCGCGTTTAGCTGCTATTCTTTATCCTGTCATGCCTGATGTTGGAAACGATTTATGTTCAATGTTAAAACACGACTTTAAATATCACGTACGTAAAAAGGATCAAATTAACATTGAATCAAAAGTAAAAGTAGTCAGATATATTGGTGAACTCGTTAAATTTAAACTTTACTCAAAGATAGAAGCATTATACTGTTTGAAAGTTTTACTGCACGACTTTACGCATCACCACATTGAAATGGCTTGCAATTTATTAGAAACATGTGGAAGATACTTATTTTGCTCACCAGATTCGCATCAAAGAACCAAAGTTTATTTAGAACAAATGATGCGTAAAAAAGCAGTCACTGCATTGGATTCACGTTATGTAACAATAATTGAAAATgcatattattttgtaaatccACCAGAATCTACGGGTGGTGTCTCTAGGAAAGACAGACCACCAATTCATGAATTCATAAGGAAATTACTATATCAAGATCTTTCAAAAACAAATACCGATAAGGTTCTTAAATGGATGCGTAAATTAGATTGGGAAGATGAAAGCGTATCATCTTATGCTATTAAATGTCTCACTGCCGCGTATAATGTTAAATACTTAAACATTCGGTGTGTTGGAAGTTTGTTAGCTGGGCTTGTTGCACATTATGAAACCATAGGTCCTCATGTAGTTGATGGTGTATTAGAAGATATAAGGCTATGCATGGAGATTAATTTACCAAAATACAACCAACGACGTATTGCTATGGTTAAATACCTCGGTGAATTGTACAATTATCGTATGGTAGAAAGCGGAGACATCTTCAGAACGTTGTATCTTCTGATCACCTTTGGAGTTAGTATGGATCATTCTATACCAAGTGTTCTCGATCCTCCAGATCATCTGTTTCGCATTAGATTAGTTTGTACATTATTAGAAACCTGTGGACAATATTTTAATGGTGGTTCTAGCAAGAAGAAATTGGATTACTTCTTaatattctttcaaaattattattggttTAAATATACTGATCCCATCTGGACTACTGAAAATCCTTTTCCGGTAGGAATAGATTACATGTATCGTGACACGTTAACGATGTTAAGGCCTAAAATGCAATTGTTTCAAAGCTATAAAGAAGCACAATGTGCCGTGGAAGAATTACGGAATACATTGTATCCCACTCTTGGAAATTCTACTACTGAGGATGGCGTCGATCGTACCGATGGAGAATCGGACATGGGTGTAATCGCTGAAGGTGACGAAGAAATGACTGTAACATCCGGAAATGGTAGTGGAGATGCGAAAGGCGTAGCTGACTTACATTTTGAAGAATCTGAAGATTGTTCGGAAGCACAGTCAGAAGAAGAATGGACAGCTGATGCAGAAAGAGATGACACAATTGGCACTCAAGAGAATACACAAGGGGATCAGAGTCTTTCAGAAGGAGGTACAGATGGTGTTATTATGGATGTTACAGAATTAAATGCAGCACTACCAGCTGGTCCTAGAAGAGTAAGCTGCCCTGAGGATGACGACTTTCTATCTGCTCTTGATAAGATGGTTTCGGACAATATACAAGATAGAATGCGAGATTCTGTAAAACCACAGCAAGTAGATATTTCTGTTCCTTTACACGTGAAAAGTACTAAAAAGACATATGAGCAGCTACAGGAAAGACCAACTGATACTAACACAGTTGATTTTGTGCTCATGCTAAGAAAGGGTAACAAACAACAATACAAAAACTTAGCAGTTCCTGTATCATCAGAGTTAGCAATGAACCTCAGAAATCGCGAACAAGAgcaaaaagaagagaaagaacgaGTAAAAAGATTAACGTTAAACATCACTGAAAGGCAAGAAGAAGAGGATTATCAGGAAACAATTAATCAGAGTACTAGGCCAGTAACAGTAAACTTAAATAGAGAAAGACGGCAAAAGTATAATCATCCTAAAGGTGCACCAGATGCTGATCTCATCTTTGGTCCCAAAAAAATTCGGtag
- the LOC105663110 gene encoding uncharacterized protein LOC105663110, with protein sequence MFISLIIASEIFQYKCASLNTFFYCRKWKETIKNQKEDTSEKESQVGTDIEPLKVFNERKPRLCVILFSSVDPQNMYMCNYIHTRKLGPPYHLDVDLHVYQLQTQIREILTDL encoded by the exons ATGTTCATATCGTTGATAATTGCGAGCGAAATATTTCAATACAAATGTGCAAGTTTGAATACGTTCTTTTACTGCAGAAAGTGGAAAG aaacgATTAAGAATCAGAAAGAAGATACATCAGAAAAGGAATCACAAGTG GGAACAGATATCGAGCCATTAAAGGTGTTCAACGAAAGAAAGCCTCGATTATGTGTCATACTGTTTTCGAGCGTCGACCCTCAAAACATGTACATGTGTAATTACATACACACGCGGAAACTTGGCCCGCCATATCACCTTGACGTTGACCTACATGTGTACCAATTACAGACTCAGATACGAGAAATTTTGACAGATTTATAG